The DNA window TGATCCGCAATGCCGACTGGATCCTTGACCTCGGCCCCGAGGGCGGCGAGGAGGGCGGCCGCATCGTCTGCCAGGGCCCGCCCGAGCAGGTCGCCAGGTGCAAGAAGTCCTACACCGGCCAGGCTCTGGCGGCGTACTACGGCAGGAGTTAGGGGTTTGGAGTTAGGAGTTAGCAGGTTTCAGATCGCTCGGTCACCCGATCACTCGATTCGTGTAAAGTCATTGACGTGTCGCTACCGCCGCAGATCGTCCAGCCACCCCTCGAGCCTCCCGCTCCCCTGCCCCACTCTTCCGCCGAGAATCCCCCCTGGAACGGCTGGGACATCGTGCTGCTGCTGGCTGCCGCCTTCTTCTTTCTCTTCTTCGTCAGCGGGGTGGTGTACGGAGTGGCCGCGCACCTCTACGGCAGGAGTGTCACCCCCGCCGAACTCAGCCGCGATCCCAGGGTGCTGGTCCCGGCCCAGGCCCTGAGTTATGTCGCCTTGCTCCTCTTCATGGCCGTGCTGGTGCGGCTGCGCTACCGCGCCCGCTTCTTCCAGACCATCCGTTGGCGCTGGCCCGCCGGCGCCGACTGCTTGAAGTTCGTCGCCGGCGGCATCCTGCTGGCGGGCGTCATCCAGGCCCTCTCCTACCTCTTCCCCATGCCCCCTTCCCTGCCCATCGACAAGTACTTCCGCGACGCCACCTCCGCCTGGCTGCTGGCCGGCTTCGGCATCCTGGTGGCCCCGCTGGTCGAGGAACTCTTCTACCGAGGCTTTCTCTACCCGGTTCTGGCCCGGCCCCTGGGGACCTTCGGGGCAGTGGTGCTGACCTCCATCCCTTTCGCCCTGATGCACGCCTCGCAGTTGGCCTCGGCCTGGGCGCCCCTGCTCATGCTCTTTCTGGTCAGCGTGGCCCTTACCCTCACACGAGCGAAGACCGGCTCCGTGGCCGCCAGCGTGCTCGTCCATATGGCCTACAACTTCACCCTCTTCACCATGCTCTTCTTCGCCACCGACCACTTCCAGCACCTGGAAAAAGCACTGTAGCGGCACGGCTTGGCCGACGACCGAAGGCCGACGACCGACGACCTCATCGGCCAACGACCAACGACGAACGACCAGCGACTTTCCTCCCCGTGTTATCGTATTTCTTCCGCCATGCCCGACTCCCGCCACCAGCTCCTCGCCATGCTCGCCCGGCTCTCCTTCCGCCTGGGCGAGTTCAAGCTCTCTTCCGGCTCGACCAGCGACTACTACGTGGACTGCCGTACTACCACGCTCGACGCCGAGGGCGCGCGCCTCACCGGCCGCGTCTTCTCCGACGAGATCCGCAAGCAGGGCTGGAAGCCCGACGCCATCGGCGGCATGACCCTGGGCGCCGACCCCATCGTGGTGGCAGTCGCCCTGCTCAGCGCCCAGCAGACCCAAGTGCGCGCTCCCGCCCGCCCCAAGTCGGTCGACACCGCCGAGTTCCTCATCCACGGCTTCCTGGTGCGCAAAGCGGAGAAGGCCCACGGCACCGGCCGCCAGATCGAGGGCTTCCAGCGCCAAGGCGCCAAGGTCGTCATCGTGGACGACGTCTGCACCACCGGCTCCTCCACCGTGCAGGCCATCGAAGCCGCGCGCGCCGCCGGTATGGAAGTGATCGGGGTGATGTGCCTGGTGGAACGCGAGGAAGCGGGCGGGCGAGCCGCCGTGGAGAAGGCCGCCGCCCCGGCCAGGTTCGTCTCTCTCTTCACCGCCGCCGACGTGCGCAAGCAGCACCTGCAGCAGCCCCCGCAGCCTCTGGGAACTGGGAACCGGGAACTGGGAACGGCATGATCAAGACCGTGGAATGGACCGAAGACGGCGTGCGCCTCATCGACCAGACCAAGCTGCCCACCGAGGAGACCTACGTCCTCTGCAAGAGCTACGAAGAGGTCGCCGAGGCCATCCGCAAGATGACGGTGCGCGGCGCTCCCGCCATCGGGGTCACCGCCGCCATGGGCATCGCCCTGGGCCTGCGCGACGCCGACGGCGACCACGTCGCCGAACTCCGCCGCCGCTTCGACGAGATCTGCGAAGTCATGGGCGCCACTCGTCCTACCGCCGTCAACCTCTTCTGGGCCATCCGCCGCATGCAGGAGAAGTTCGAAGCCTCCTCCGAGCTACCACCGGCCCAGCTTCGCCAGGCGCTCATCCAGGAGGCCCAGCGCATCTACGTGGAGGACCTGGCCCTCAACGAGGCCCTGGCCCGCCACGGCGCCGCCCTGCTCCCCGCCTCCGGCAGCGTGCTCACCCACTGCAACGCCGGCGCGCTGGCCACCGCCGGCGGCTACGGCACCGCCCTGGGCGTCATCCGCGCCGCCATCGAGAGCGGCAAGAAGCTGCACGTCTACGCCGACGAGACCCGGCCCTTCCTCCAGGGTTCGCGCCTCACCGCCTGGGAATTGCAGAAGGACGGTATCCCCACCACCGTGATCAGCGACAACATGGCCGGCGCGCTGATGGCCCAGGGCAAGATCGGCGCGGTGGTGGTGGGCGCCGACCGCATCGCCCGAAACGGCGACACCGCCAACAAGATCGGCACTTACACCGTCGCCGTACTGGCCAAGGAGCACGGCATCCCCTTCTACGTGGCCGCGCCCTTCTCCTCCATCGACCTGGAGACGCCCGACGGCTCCAAGATCCCCATCGAGCAGCGCGCCGCCCGCGAGGTCACGCACGTGGGCGCCACCCGCATCGCCCCCGAGAACGTCAAGGTCGAGAACCCTGCCTTCGACGTGACTCCCGCCCGCTACATCGCCGCCATCATCACCGAGCGCGGCGTGGCTCAGCCACCACTTTCGGACTCCCTCCAAAGACTGGCGTCGGTGTAGAATACGCCCCACACGTGGGCCCCACCGGATTGTCCTGAAGGAGGTTTCCTCATGAAGCGCCTGGCTTGCGCGCTCGTAGTCCTGTGTCTCTGCGCCTGGACCGCCGCCCAGCATCACCCCGCGGCCGGCTCGCACCCGGTGACCATGATGACCGGTTACGGAAACCTTCATCATCCCGTCACCGCCGCCAGCCCCGAAGCGCAGCAGTTTTTCGACCAGGGCCTGCGCCAGATCTACGCCTTCAACCACGACGAGGCCGCGCGCTCCTTCCAGCACGCCGCCGAGCTCGATCCCAGGATGGCGATGGCGTACTGGGGCATCGCCGAGGCCGTGGGGCCCAACTACAACGATCCCGCCGACGTCGACCGCTTCCTGAAAGCGCACAGCGCCATCCAGAAGGCGCAGGAGTTGGCGGCCGGCGCGTCGCCCAGCGAGCGCGCCTACATCGCCGCCATGGCCAAGCGCTTCCCTCCCGTCCCCGGCTCCGACCTGCACCAGGCCGCCGAGGCCTACCACGACGCCATGCGCGAACTCGTCCGCCAGTTCCCCGATGACCTGGACGCCGCCACCCTTTTTGCTGAGTCCGGCATGAACCTGCATCCCTGGGGCCTGTGGCATCTGGACGGCACACCCGAAGCCGGCACCGAGGAGATCGTGGCCACGCTGGAATCGGTCCTGAAGCGCGATCCCAACCACATGGG is part of the Terriglobales bacterium genome and encodes:
- a CDS encoding CPBP family intramembrane glutamic endopeptidase, encoding MSLPPQIVQPPLEPPAPLPHSSAENPPWNGWDIVLLLAAAFFFLFFVSGVVYGVAAHLYGRSVTPAELSRDPRVLVPAQALSYVALLLFMAVLVRLRYRARFFQTIRWRWPAGADCLKFVAGGILLAGVIQALSYLFPMPPSLPIDKYFRDATSAWLLAGFGILVAPLVEELFYRGFLYPVLARPLGTFGAVVLTSIPFALMHASQLASAWAPLLMLFLVSVALTLTRAKTGSVAASVLVHMAYNFTLFTMLFFATDHFQHLEKAL
- the pyrE gene encoding orotate phosphoribosyltransferase — protein: MPDSRHQLLAMLARLSFRLGEFKLSSGSTSDYYVDCRTTTLDAEGARLTGRVFSDEIRKQGWKPDAIGGMTLGADPIVVAVALLSAQQTQVRAPARPKSVDTAEFLIHGFLVRKAEKAHGTGRQIEGFQRQGAKVVIVDDVCTTGSSTVQAIEAARAAGMEVIGVMCLVEREEAGGRAAVEKAAAPARFVSLFTAADVRKQHLQQPPQPLGTGNRELGTA
- the mtnA gene encoding S-methyl-5-thioribose-1-phosphate isomerase, translated to MIKTVEWTEDGVRLIDQTKLPTEETYVLCKSYEEVAEAIRKMTVRGAPAIGVTAAMGIALGLRDADGDHVAELRRRFDEICEVMGATRPTAVNLFWAIRRMQEKFEASSELPPAQLRQALIQEAQRIYVEDLALNEALARHGAALLPASGSVLTHCNAGALATAGGYGTALGVIRAAIESGKKLHVYADETRPFLQGSRLTAWELQKDGIPTTVISDNMAGALMAQGKIGAVVVGADRIARNGDTANKIGTYTVAVLAKEHGIPFYVAAPFSSIDLETPDGSKIPIEQRAAREVTHVGATRIAPENVKVENPAFDVTPARYIAAIITERGVAQPPLSDSLQRLASV